A single Longimicrobiales bacterium DNA region contains:
- a CDS encoding Clp protease N-terminal domain-containing protein: MNYDFRDGVRRALAFARAEANQLGHDYVGTEHMLLGLLRLPESRAMELVEALGSTGDELRQRVEGTLRRGRASHGMGELPYTSRAKKVLEFSMRAARELGDRHIDTEHLLLGLLREEKGIGAHVLKASGVTLERVHAVLEGVDPGPRPEGWAGPAVPEQPLRLELDDQSDLSIYEQIIARIQEAVATGELAPGARLPAVRQLADRLDIAPGTVARAYGELERLGVVVTEGARGTRIAEPAAPSAGRPADLEHIAGLLRPAAVAGFHMGASADDMRRALEAAMKGIFAE; this comes from the coding sequence ATGAATTACGATTTCCGCGACGGAGTGCGCCGTGCACTGGCGTTCGCCCGGGCGGAGGCGAATCAGCTCGGCCACGACTATGTGGGCACGGAGCACATGCTGCTGGGGCTGTTGCGACTGCCGGAATCGCGGGCGATGGAGCTGGTGGAAGCGCTGGGGTCGACCGGGGACGAGCTGCGGCAGCGAGTGGAGGGCACGCTGCGTCGAGGGCGCGCCTCGCACGGGATGGGAGAGTTGCCGTATACCTCGCGGGCGAAGAAAGTGCTCGAGTTCTCAATGAGGGCCGCGCGCGAGCTGGGGGATCGGCACATCGACACGGAGCATCTGCTGCTGGGTCTGCTGCGGGAGGAAAAGGGGATCGGGGCGCACGTCCTGAAGGCGAGTGGCGTGACGCTGGAACGGGTGCACGCCGTTCTGGAGGGAGTGGACCCGGGGCCGCGGCCTGAGGGCTGGGCGGGCCCGGCTGTGCCCGAGCAGCCACTTCGCCTCGAGCTCGATGACCAGTCGGACCTGTCGATCTACGAGCAGATCATCGCTCGGATCCAGGAGGCTGTTGCGACGGGTGAGCTGGCGCCGGGCGCGCGTCTGCCGGCGGTGCGTCAGCTTGCGGACAGGCTGGACATCGCGCCGGGTACCGTGGCGCGCGCGTATGGCGAGCTGGAGCGGCTCGGTGTGGTAGTGACCGAGGGCGCGCGCGGCACGCGCATCGCCGAGCCGGCCGCACCGTCGGCCGGGCGCCCCGCGGACCTCGAACACATCGCGGGGCTGCTGCGGCCCGCGGCCGTCGCGGGTTTCCACATGGGCGCCAGTGCGGACGACATGCGACGCGCCCTGGAAGCGGCGATGAAGGGCATCTTCGCGGAGTGA
- a CDS encoding YncE family protein, which produces MRIRVAHGLFLAPALVACQARTETPTPARTVEVVVANQQSASASILNADGLTVTNVTVGTGPHEAQVSPDGRTAVVTVYGTQTPGNQLAVIDLVRDSVIRTIDLGRYTRPHGVLFLGGSSSRVAVTSEATNTVIIVDLATGSVQPIPTNARGSHMVAVNADGTRAWTANIGDNNVSELDLVTGTFVRSYDGLPSRPEGITVTPDGSEVWVGSNDTGAVTVISTATGELAHTLTGARFPYRLGASPDGARVAIVDGMGNHLLIADVASKRIVTRVPLDSPRGVAIAEDNRTAWVTLGGGQVVEVDMDAGTVLRTIPVQASPDGVGVGSRR; this is translated from the coding sequence ATGAGAATCCGAGTTGCCCATGGACTGTTCCTCGCACCCGCTCTCGTCGCCTGCCAGGCACGAACTGAGACGCCGACACCCGCGCGGACGGTGGAAGTCGTCGTAGCGAATCAGCAGTCCGCCTCGGCGTCCATCCTGAACGCGGATGGCCTGACGGTGACGAACGTGACTGTGGGTACCGGTCCGCACGAGGCACAGGTGTCGCCGGACGGCCGCACTGCGGTGGTGACCGTGTACGGCACGCAGACGCCGGGCAACCAGCTGGCGGTGATCGATCTCGTGCGTGACTCCGTGATTCGGACGATCGACCTCGGTCGCTACACGCGTCCCCACGGCGTGCTGTTCCTCGGCGGCAGCTCGAGCCGTGTCGCGGTGACATCCGAAGCGACGAATACGGTGATCATCGTGGATCTGGCGACGGGCAGTGTGCAGCCGATCCCGACGAACGCGCGCGGCTCGCACATGGTGGCCGTCAACGCCGATGGGACGCGCGCCTGGACGGCCAACATCGGTGACAACAACGTCTCGGAGCTCGATCTCGTGACCGGCACGTTCGTCCGGTCCTACGACGGGCTGCCGTCGCGGCCGGAAGGCATCACTGTGACGCCGGACGGCAGCGAGGTGTGGGTCGGAAGCAACGACACCGGCGCGGTGACCGTCATCTCCACCGCGACGGGTGAGCTGGCGCACACTCTCACCGGCGCCCGGTTCCCGTACCGTCTCGGCGCCTCTCCGGATGGTGCCCGCGTCGCGATTGTCGATGGCATGGGCAACCACCTGCTCATCGCCGATGTGGCATCGAAGCGCATTGTCACGCGCGTCCCGCTCGACTCGCCGCGCGGGGTGGCGATCGCAGAAGACAACCGCACGGCCTGGGTCACGCTCGGCGGCGGCCAGGTCGTGGAGGTCGACATGGATGCGGGCACGGTGCTGCGCACCATCCCGGTGCAGGCATCACCCGACGGCGTCGGCGTAGGCAGCAGGCGCTGA
- a CDS encoding ATP-binding cassette domain-containing protein — translation MDHAIETSGLIKGFGKTRAVNGIDLRIPVGSVYGLLGPNGAGKTTTIRVLATLLRPDGGTAHVLGHDVAREPRAVRRKVSLTGQYASVDEDLTGTENLVLVARLLGSSWSAARARARELLEAFELADAAGRQVRTYSGGMRRRLDIAASLMRTPELIFLDEPTTGLDPRSRNQVWDMVRAIAADGTTVLLTTQYLDEADRLADRLAVIDHGRLIAEGTSRELKSSVGGRTLHIRVTSPEHIAQAGALMKQVLGPEVHNGTGPDSLTAIVAGEAQVADALRALAEAGVGLAEFSMGQPSLDEVFFALTGHAAEVPAEEEVNA, via the coding sequence ATGGATCACGCGATAGAAACCTCGGGGCTCATCAAGGGCTTCGGCAAAACCCGGGCGGTCAACGGCATCGACCTCCGTATCCCGGTCGGCTCCGTGTACGGCCTGCTCGGGCCGAACGGCGCGGGCAAGACGACGACGATCCGGGTCCTGGCCACGCTGCTGCGGCCGGACGGGGGCACAGCGCACGTACTCGGTCACGATGTGGCCCGCGAGCCGCGGGCAGTCCGGCGGAAGGTGAGCCTCACCGGGCAGTACGCCTCCGTCGATGAGGACCTGACGGGCACGGAGAACCTCGTGCTCGTCGCACGTCTGCTGGGCTCTTCGTGGAGCGCGGCACGGGCGCGAGCGCGCGAGCTGCTGGAGGCGTTCGAGCTGGCGGACGCGGCGGGTCGGCAGGTGCGCACGTACTCGGGCGGGATGCGGCGTCGTCTCGACATCGCGGCGAGCCTGATGCGCACCCCGGAGCTGATTTTCCTGGATGAGCCGACGACGGGGCTCGACCCGCGCAGCCGTAACCAGGTGTGGGACATGGTACGCGCGATCGCGGCCGATGGCACCACGGTGCTGCTGACGACGCAGTATCTCGACGAGGCCGACCGGCTCGCGGACCGGCTGGCCGTGATCGATCACGGGCGTCTGATCGCGGAAGGCACGAGCCGCGAGCTGAAGTCCTCCGTAGGCGGCAGGACGCTGCACATTCGGGTCACCTCGCCCGAGCACATCGCGCAGGCCGGCGCATTGATGAAGCAGGTGCTCGGACCGGAGGTGCACAACGGCACGGGGCCGGATTCCCTGACGGCGATCGTGGCGGGCGAGGCGCAGGTGGCGGACGCACTGAGGGCGCTGGCGGAAGCGGGAGTGGGCCTGGCAGAATTCTCCATGGGGCAGCCGAGCCTGGACGAGGTGTTCTTCGCACTGACGGGGCACGCGGCGGAAGTGCCGGCGGAAGAGGAGGTGAACGCATGA
- a CDS encoding ABC transporter permease: MSSTTIGHAPASALSASITLGWRALLKIKHVPFQLFDVTIFPLMMTLMFTYLFGGALAGSPREYIQFLLPGIMVQAIVFITVYTGVGLNTDIQKGLFDRFRSLPIWQPAPIVGALMGDVMRYSIAALMVIGLGMILGFRPQAGVIGVVLAVLLVLVFAFSVSWIWIVVSMMVQTPESVMTSSFLLLFPLTFASNIFVDPATMPGWLQTAVGYNPVTHLTSATRGLMHGGARLADIAWVLIASAVIVAIFAPLAMRMYRKER; this comes from the coding sequence ATGAGCAGCACGACGATCGGACATGCGCCCGCGAGCGCACTCTCGGCGTCGATCACGCTCGGCTGGCGCGCTCTGCTGAAAATCAAGCACGTCCCGTTTCAGCTGTTCGACGTGACGATCTTCCCGCTGATGATGACGCTGATGTTCACGTACCTGTTCGGCGGTGCGCTCGCGGGCTCACCGCGCGAGTACATCCAGTTCCTGCTGCCGGGCATCATGGTGCAGGCGATCGTCTTCATCACGGTCTATACGGGCGTCGGGCTGAACACGGATATCCAGAAGGGTCTGTTCGACCGGTTCCGCTCGCTACCGATATGGCAGCCGGCGCCGATCGTCGGTGCCTTGATGGGCGATGTGATGCGCTACTCGATTGCAGCGCTGATGGTGATCGGACTGGGCATGATCCTGGGATTCAGGCCGCAGGCGGGTGTGATCGGTGTCGTCCTCGCGGTGCTGCTCGTGCTTGTCTTTGCGTTCAGCGTGTCGTGGATCTGGATCGTGGTGAGCATGATGGTGCAGACGCCGGAGTCGGTCATGACGTCGAGCTTCCTGCTTCTGTTCCCGCTCACGTTCGCGAGCAACATCTTCGTGGACCCGGCCACGATGCCGGGTTGGCTCCAGACGGCAGTCGGCTACAATCCGGTGACGCATCTCACGAGCGCCACGCGCGGTCTGATGCACGGGGGCGCGCGGCTCGCCGACATCGCCTGGGTGCTCATCGCGTCCGCCGTGATCGTCGCCATCTTCGCCCCGCTCGCCATGCGCATGTACCGCAAGGAGCGATGA
- a CDS encoding ABC transporter ATP-binding protein yields MSDTPRSSRQQYRRFVQAYRDRRLDDAGETDGGKDTAAIADGAGAAGGDASAGDGAAGGATTAGGGPAPAAGGRTGVRKRLLSAGRRQYLREYIRWLKPHRTAVAIVFVLALIGAGLQMVEPLFMRYIIDRVLLNEALDTAARLSRLHLAGMIFLGVIIVSNLLGTVKDYRQRLLNVSVMLSLRRSLFDRMLHLPLPKLYDMKTGGILSRLTGDIDTTAGLLQLAVISPSISIIRLVIAGAVLFALNWRLALTALAIVPGVMLLSFTFARRVRPIYRSVRKDVERIDGRAGETFSGIRVVRAFRREMLELLDYMRGRHTVLRKEMFAQRRELVLWASWSLLLGAVNVVIVWYGGWLNIRGGASIGDIMAFQWYTFLLLNPVWNIVNSFSEMQRSLAAMERVFEVLAMENDKPDRADARNAPRIVDEIRFEGVDFEYRADVPVVRDFNVVVRGGSVVALVGRSGAGKTTVTDLVARFHDPTRGRILLNGTDIREFRLGTYRDLLAIVQQDVFLFDGTVRDNIAYGRHHATDAGVEDAARRANAHEFIERLPEGYGTFVGERGVKLSGGQQQRLAIARAILAEPQILILDEATSNLDTESEQLIQASMATLLAGRTTFVIAHRLSTVRRADVILLMEDGRIVERGTHDQLMQLRGMYHDMVLRQVESDRHDRAPVLA; encoded by the coding sequence ATGAGCGACACCCCCCGCTCCTCCCGTCAGCAGTACCGCCGGTTCGTCCAGGCATACCGGGACCGGCGGCTCGATGACGCCGGTGAGACGGACGGGGGGAAGGACACCGCTGCAATTGCCGACGGCGCTGGCGCGGCGGGAGGTGATGCGTCTGCCGGGGACGGTGCGGCCGGCGGTGCGACAACGGCCGGGGGCGGGCCGGCACCCGCGGCCGGCGGCAGGACCGGTGTCAGAAAGCGGCTGCTGAGCGCGGGGCGTCGGCAGTATCTGCGCGAGTATATCCGATGGCTGAAGCCGCACCGTACCGCGGTCGCGATCGTCTTCGTGCTCGCACTGATCGGCGCCGGCCTGCAGATGGTCGAGCCGCTGTTCATGCGCTACATAATCGACCGCGTCCTGCTGAACGAGGCACTCGACACCGCCGCCCGCCTGAGCCGGCTGCACCTGGCGGGCATGATCTTCCTCGGCGTCATCATCGTATCGAACCTGCTCGGCACCGTGAAGGACTACCGGCAGCGTCTGCTGAACGTGAGCGTGATGCTGTCGCTGCGGCGCTCGCTGTTCGATCGCATGCTGCACCTGCCGCTGCCGAAGCTGTACGACATGAAGACCGGCGGCATCCTGTCACGGCTCACGGGCGACATCGATACCACGGCCGGGCTGCTCCAGCTTGCCGTGATCTCGCCCTCCATCTCCATCATCCGCCTCGTCATTGCGGGGGCCGTGCTGTTCGCGCTCAACTGGCGGCTCGCGCTGACCGCGCTCGCGATCGTGCCCGGCGTCATGCTCCTGAGCTTCACGTTCGCCCGACGCGTCCGGCCCATCTACCGTTCGGTGCGCAAGGACGTGGAGCGCATCGACGGCCGCGCCGGCGAGACGTTCTCCGGGATTCGCGTGGTGCGCGCGTTCCGGCGCGAGATGCTGGAGCTGCTCGACTACATGCGCGGGCGGCACACCGTCCTGCGCAAGGAGATGTTTGCACAAAGGCGCGAGCTCGTGCTGTGGGCCTCATGGAGCCTGCTGCTCGGCGCGGTCAACGTCGTCATCGTGTGGTACGGCGGCTGGCTCAACATCCGCGGCGGTGCCTCCATCGGCGACATCATGGCGTTCCAGTGGTACACGTTCCTGCTGCTGAATCCGGTCTGGAACATCGTCAACTCGTTCTCCGAGATGCAGCGCTCTCTGGCCGCGATGGAACGCGTGTTCGAGGTCCTGGCGATGGAGAACGACAAGCCGGACCGGGCGGACGCGCGCAACGCGCCACGCATCGTCGACGAGATCCGCTTCGAAGGCGTCGACTTCGAGTACCGCGCAGATGTGCCGGTCGTACGCGACTTCAACGTCGTGGTCAGAGGGGGATCCGTGGTGGCGCTCGTCGGCCGCAGCGGTGCCGGCAAGACGACCGTGACGGACCTGGTGGCGCGCTTCCACGACCCGACGCGGGGCCGCATTCTGCTGAATGGAACCGACATCCGTGAGTTCCGCCTGGGCACGTATCGCGACCTGCTCGCGATCGTGCAGCAGGATGTCTTCCTGTTCGATGGTACGGTGCGTGACAACATCGCGTACGGCAGGCACCATGCGACCGATGCGGGAGTGGAGGACGCCGCGCGCCGCGCGAACGCCCACGAGTTCATCGAACGACTGCCGGAGGGTTATGGCACGTTTGTCGGCGAGCGCGGCGTGAAGCTGTCCGGTGGTCAGCAGCAGCGGCTGGCGATCGCGCGCGCGATCCTGGCCGAGCCGCAGATCCTCATCCTCGATGAGGCGACGAGCAATCTGGATACGGAAAGCGAGCAGCTCATCCAGGCGTCAATGGCAACGCTGCTGGCGGGGCGCACGACGTTCGTCATCGCGCATCGCCTGTCCACCGTGCGTCGCGCCGACGTCATCCTGCTCATGGAGGACGGTCGCATTGTGGAACGGGGTACGCACGACCAGCTCATGCAGCTGCGCGGCATGTATCACGACATGGTGCTGCGACAGGTGGAATCGGACCGGCACGATCGCGCGCCGGTCCTGGCCTAG
- a CDS encoding DPP IV N-terminal domain-containing protein has translation MNAIRTIPLALLIVAAPLAGQQPRQLTAEDYARAEQFLGANASQLVSGLAGQPTWLEDGRFWYRATTAGGAEFVMVDPERGMRAAAFDHTRLAAALAAATGGEVDAARLPLQGLEYTRDARGISVTTGGRRWDCSLQDYTCAPADTTRAAGVGAPAPRASVTSPDGRFAAFILDYNLWVKDLTTGEDRQLTTDGVEDFGYATNNAGWTRSDVPVLLWSPDSRKIATFQHDSRGVGEMHLVSTTPGTPRLESWRYPLPQDTVIFRIHRVIIDVESARVTRLDMPADQHRSTISDHIAEGSRFLDVEWFPDASHIAFVSSSRDHKQAIFRVANAETGAVRTVFEEVSPTQFQSAFAAVGSVNWRVLPESNEVLWWSQRDDWGHLYLYDLTTGAVKRQITSGNWNVAELKRVDRDDRVLYFTGVNREDGRDAYFVHFYRVDMDGRDLTLLTPENATHSISLSPDGQHFIDSYSTPSEPPVTVLRRARDGRVAVELERADISRLRATGWKPPERIVVKARDGRTDLYGLMFTPTRLDSAASYPIVNYIYPGPWGSSVGTPSFSPARSDHQALAELGFVVVLIDGMGTEWRSKTFGDFYYGKMGDNTLPDQIAGMRELARRHAFIDIERAGIWGHSGGGFATAAAMFRHPDFFKVGVSQAGNHDNRLYEDDWGERFHGLLRRTGAGDNYESQANQLVANRLEGKLLLAHGAMDSNVPPYNTYLVVDALIKANKDFDLIIFPHQRHGFGVDNNYMMRRRWDYFVKHLMGAEPPEEYEIGG, from the coding sequence ATGAACGCGATCCGAACGATTCCCCTTGCCCTGCTCATCGTCGCAGCACCGCTGGCCGGACAACAGCCGCGCCAGCTGACGGCCGAAGATTATGCCCGCGCGGAGCAGTTCCTCGGCGCCAACGCCTCGCAGCTGGTCTCCGGCCTGGCCGGCCAGCCGACCTGGCTGGAGGACGGGCGCTTCTGGTACCGCGCCACCACCGCGGGCGGCGCCGAGTTCGTCATGGTCGACCCGGAGCGGGGCATGCGCGCCGCCGCCTTCGACCACACGCGCCTCGCAGCCGCGCTGGCTGCCGCCACGGGGGGTGAGGTCGATGCTGCGCGGCTGCCGCTACAGGGGCTGGAGTACACGCGCGACGCGCGCGGCATCTCCGTCACGACGGGAGGCCGCCGCTGGGACTGCAGTCTGCAGGATTACACGTGCGCGCCCGCCGACACGACGCGCGCCGCGGGTGTCGGTGCGCCGGCACCGCGCGCTTCCGTCACTTCCCCCGATGGCCGTTTCGCCGCCTTCATCCTCGACTACAACCTGTGGGTGAAGGACCTGACCACAGGCGAGGATCGCCAGCTCACGACGGACGGAGTGGAGGACTTCGGCTACGCGACGAACAACGCCGGCTGGACGCGCAGCGACGTGCCCGTGCTGCTGTGGTCCCCCGACTCGCGGAAGATCGCGACGTTCCAGCACGACTCGCGCGGTGTCGGCGAGATGCACCTGGTCAGCACCACGCCTGGGACACCGCGCCTCGAGTCGTGGCGCTATCCGCTGCCTCAGGACACCGTGATCTTCCGCATCCACCGCGTCATCATCGATGTGGAGTCCGCGCGCGTCACACGCCTCGATATGCCGGCGGACCAGCATCGCTCAACGATCAGCGACCACATCGCGGAGGGCTCCCGTTTCCTCGACGTCGAGTGGTTCCCGGACGCGTCCCACATCGCGTTCGTTTCCTCGTCGCGCGACCACAAGCAGGCCATCTTCCGCGTCGCCAACGCGGAGACCGGCGCGGTGCGGACCGTGTTCGAGGAGGTCTCGCCCACGCAGTTCCAGTCCGCTTTCGCGGCGGTAGGAAGCGTCAACTGGCGCGTGCTGCCGGAGTCGAACGAGGTGCTGTGGTGGTCGCAGCGTGACGACTGGGGTCACCTCTACCTCTACGACCTCACCACAGGCGCAGTGAAGAGGCAGATCACTTCGGGTAACTGGAACGTCGCGGAGCTGAAGCGCGTCGATCGGGATGATCGAGTGCTGTACTTCACCGGGGTGAACCGCGAGGATGGACGCGACGCCTACTTCGTGCATTTCTACCGCGTCGACATGGATGGCAGAGATCTCACGCTGCTGACGCCGGAGAATGCGACGCACAGCATCAGTCTGTCCCCCGACGGTCAGCACTTCATCGACTCGTACTCCACGCCATCCGAGCCGCCGGTGACCGTGCTGCGCCGTGCGCGCGACGGCCGCGTGGCCGTGGAGCTCGAGAGGGCCGACATCTCGCGCCTGCGTGCGACCGGCTGGAAGCCACCCGAGCGGATCGTCGTCAAGGCGCGCGACGGACGGACCGACCTGTACGGCCTGATGTTCACACCGACGCGACTCGACAGCGCGGCTTCGTATCCGATCGTCAACTACATCTATCCGGGCCCCTGGGGCAGCAGCGTCGGAACCCCGTCGTTCTCGCCCGCGCGCAGCGATCACCAGGCCCTCGCCGAGCTGGGCTTCGTCGTAGTGCTCATCGACGGCATGGGCACCGAATGGCGCTCCAAGACGTTCGGCGACTTCTACTATGGCAAAATGGGCGACAACACGCTGCCCGATCAGATTGCCGGCATGCGCGAGCTGGCACGTCGCCACGCTTTCATCGACATCGAGCGCGCCGGCATCTGGGGCCACTCCGGCGGCGGCTTCGCCACCGCAGCCGCGATGTTCCGCCACCCGGATTTCTTCAAGGTCGGCGTATCGCAGGCGGGCAACCACGACAACCGGCTCTACGAGGATGACTGGGGCGAGCGCTTCCACGGGCTGCTGCGCAGGACGGGCGCCGGGGACAACTATGAGTCGCAGGCCAATCAGCTCGTTGCGAACAGGCTGGAGGGCAAGCTGCTGCTGGCACACGGCGCCATGGACAGCAACGTGCCGCCGTACAACACGTACCTCGTCGTCGATGCGCTGATCAAGGCGAACAAGGACTTCGACCTGATCATCTTCCCCCACCAGCGCCACGGCTTCGGCGTCGACAACAACTACATGATGCGACGACGCTGGGATTATTTCGTGAAGCACCTGATGGGTGCGGAGCCGCCGGAGGAGTACGAGATCGGCGGCTGA
- a CDS encoding calcium-binding protein, with the protein MLFQIRRSIVAIAALGAIGCADEGIFEPAELVDVHAMYQAHDGDVPLCDGLAATIWVGMDQALLPKGASIVELADGEHTMRVITGTNQADVIVGAGGPDVVHAGNGDDVICTGGGPDVIHGGNGMDRIFAGGGGDEVYGENGDDVMHGAGGGDLMYGGPGNDSMFGGAGPDEMYGEAGDDYLYGGVSPDVLDGGSGTNVLDPGSQTCEGDGEHDDGSCGDDGGCSDGDDHGDGGGGHDEGGDDHEDGCSGSEY; encoded by the coding sequence ATGCTCTTTCAAATACGGCGATCCATCGTTGCGATCGCGGCACTGGGCGCCATTGGGTGCGCGGACGAGGGAATCTTCGAGCCAGCCGAGTTGGTGGACGTGCACGCGATGTATCAGGCGCATGACGGCGACGTTCCGCTGTGTGACGGGCTTGCCGCGACGATCTGGGTGGGTATGGACCAGGCACTGCTGCCGAAAGGCGCATCGATCGTCGAGCTGGCCGACGGCGAACACACGATGCGCGTGATCACGGGAACGAACCAGGCGGATGTGATCGTGGGCGCGGGTGGTCCCGATGTGGTCCATGCGGGCAACGGTGATGATGTCATCTGCACAGGGGGTGGCCCTGATGTCATTCACGGCGGCAACGGCATGGACCGGATCTTCGCCGGGGGCGGCGGCGACGAAGTTTACGGCGAGAACGGTGACGACGTGATGCACGGTGCCGGCGGTGGTGATCTGATGTACGGGGGTCCCGGCAACGATTCGATGTTCGGCGGAGCGGGTCCTGACGAGATGTACGGAGAAGCGGGCGACGACTACCTGTATGGTGGCGTTTCGCCGGACGTGCTGGACGGCGGCTCGGGCACGAACGTGCTCGATCCAGGCTCGCAGACCTGTGAAGGTGATGGCGAGCACGATGATGGAAGCTGCGGCGATGATGGTGGCTGCAGTGATGGAGATGATCACGGCGACGGCGGCGGCGGTCATGACGAGGGTGGTGATGATCACGAAGACGGATGCAGCGGCAGTGAGTATTGA
- a CDS encoding HD domain-containing phosphohydrolase, with product MQVTMLSGDLDPLHEWLSHARVLLVDDQPANLTFLRHVLETEGYGELIAVTDSTEALARFEEIDPDVVIADLWMGPCDGFEFIAGVHRLLAPGTYLPILVATGDHTPEARRRALSAGARDFLTKPLSPAEVRLRVRNLLETRFLHEQMRQHNATLESRVAERTHELEEARLEILYRLARAAEFRDDQTGRHTLRVGRMAGRIAQVLGLPQEAQELIARAAPLHDIGKIGIPDRVLLKQDRLAPHEREIIQTHTVIGAEILSGSRFAMLQLAEEIALSHHERWDGCGYPHGLARDRIPIAGRIVAVADVFDALTHDRPYKSAWTVRDALAEIEANAGTQFDPAVVEALLRIVPEMRVLEKMAELEDAPVRRVALTTAPAAPERAPQAQLLLERLQEERDALAREVAELRQQLIQGDTHVVRVRRWAQPN from the coding sequence ATGCAGGTGACGATGCTATCGGGCGATCTTGACCCGCTGCACGAATGGCTCTCGCACGCACGTGTCCTGCTGGTCGATGACCAGCCGGCGAACCTGACGTTTCTGCGACATGTCCTGGAAACCGAAGGCTACGGCGAGCTGATCGCCGTGACGGACTCGACAGAGGCGCTGGCCCGGTTCGAGGAGATCGACCCGGACGTGGTGATCGCCGACCTGTGGATGGGCCCGTGCGACGGCTTCGAGTTCATCGCTGGTGTCCATCGGCTGCTGGCGCCCGGCACATATCTGCCGATCCTGGTGGCCACGGGCGACCACACGCCCGAAGCACGCCGTCGTGCGCTGTCGGCTGGCGCGCGTGACTTCCTGACCAAGCCCCTCAGTCCGGCAGAGGTGCGGCTCCGCGTGCGCAACCTGCTGGAAACGCGTTTCCTTCACGAGCAGATGCGGCAGCACAACGCGACGCTGGAGAGCCGCGTCGCGGAGCGGACGCACGAGCTGGAAGAGGCGCGGCTCGAGATTCTGTACCGACTGGCGCGCGCAGCGGAGTTCCGCGATGACCAGACGGGCCGCCACACGCTTCGGGTCGGCCGCATGGCCGGCCGCATTGCGCAGGTGCTCGGCCTGCCGCAGGAGGCTCAGGAGCTCATTGCCCGTGCAGCACCGCTGCATGACATCGGCAAGATCGGTATTCCCGACCGAGTCCTGCTGAAGCAGGATCGGTTGGCGCCGCACGAGCGCGAGATCATCCAGACGCATACGGTAATCGGCGCCGAGATCCTGTCGGGCAGCCGCTTTGCGATGCTGCAGCTGGCGGAGGAGATCGCGCTCAGCCATCACGAGCGCTGGGACGGCTGCGGCTACCCGCACGGCCTCGCGCGCGACAGGATCCCTATCGCCGGCCGCATCGTCGCGGTCGCCGATGTCTTCGACGCGCTGACCCACGACCGACCCTACAAGTCGGCGTGGACGGTGCGGGACGCGCTCGCCGAGATCGAGGCGAATGCCGGCACGCAGTTCGATCCGGCCGTGGTCGAGGCGCTGCTCCGCATTGTGCCGGAGATGCGGGTACTCGAAAAGATGGCCGAGCTGGAGGATGCGCCGGTGCGACGCGTGGCGCTCACCACCGCCCCGGCCGCACCTGAACGGGCGCCGCAGGCGCAGCTCCTGCTGGAACGGCTGCAGGAGGAGCGCGACGCACTGGCGCGCGAAGTCGCCGAGCTCCGGCAGCAGCTCATTCAGGGAGACACCCACGTGGTGCGCGTCAGGCGCTGGGCCCAGCCGAACTGA